In Marinitoga litoralis, the sequence ACAAATGGTCAAATGGGAATATGTATAAAAAACCTGATTTAAATGTTATTATGAAACAAGTTTTTGATGCTGCAGTATGGAAAGATGCTATAGTAGGATTGCCAATTAATGGAAATATTTATGTATGGATGACAAGAAGAGATATTATTGAAAACAAAGAATACCAAAAAGAATTTAAAGAAATGTATGGTTATGATTTAACAGTTCCACAAACATTCGAACAATTATTAGACATTGCTAAATTTTTAAAGAAAAAAGGTATATATGGTTTTGCACCATTTACAAAAACATCAGAAGGTGCTACATGTGAAGCTATGCTTTTCTTTAGTGCGTATGGAACTATACCTATTAATTTAGTAAATGGTAAATATGTAGTTTCATTGGATAAAGAAAGAGCTATAGAAGCTATTAATATGTATAAAAAATTATTAGAATATGCTCCAGTTGGTGCTAATAATTATGGGCATTCAGAAAGAATAGCTGCATTTAACCAAGGAAAAGTATTCTCAATGTTCCAATGGCCAGCTATAGTTCCTGATCATGAAGATCCAAACAAATCAATAGTTGCAGGAAAAATTATTTATTCTGCTCCTCCAGCAGGTAAATATCAAAGAGCTGCTGTAAGAGGTGCATGGGTATTAGGTATTCCAAAAGCTTCAAAGAATAAGGAAGCTGCTGCTGAATTTGCATACTGGTGGTCTTCATATGAAGCAGGAAAAGAATTAGTTAAAGTTGGTATGACACCCGCTAGAGTTGATTTATTAAAAGATTCTGAATTTCAATCTACACATCCTTGGTTTGAAGGTATATTTGATTCTATGAAATATGCTACAAGCAGACCAAGAATTGAAAATTATGCTGAAGTATCAAATGTTATTAAAACAAATTGGATTGCTGCTGTTACAGGAACAATGTCACCAGAAATGGCTGTAAATAAGATGATTGAGGAGTTATTAAATGTTGTTAAGTAGTAAAAATAAAAAGAAAAGAGGAAATTTTCCTCTTTTCTTTTTAGCTCCAGCTTTAATTTCCGTAACAGCAGTTCTTGTTTTTCCAATTGCATATGCTTTGGGATTATCTTTTTTTGAATGGAATTTAATGAATGAAGCAAACAGAGTTTTTATCTTTTTTAAAAACTATGTTTCAGTATTTAATGATCCACAATTTTGGAAATCATTTCTATTACAAATAGGATTTATATTTATAGCTATACCAATTGAATTAATCATAGGTTTTTTTGTTTCTATATTGATGAATAGAAAATTCAAAGGAGCTGGAGTTTTAAGATCATTATTATTATTACCAGTTTTCATTTTACCGGTTTTATCTGGGTTAACTTGGAGTTTTATGCTACAGCCAGAATATGGAACAATAAACTATATATTGAGTTTATTGGGATTTAAACAAATAGCATGGTTAGCCTATCCAGGAACTGCATATACAGCAGTAATCTTACAAGATATATGGAGAATGTGGCCGTTTATGTTCATTATATTATATGCAGGGATTAGTGGTATGCCAAAAGAATTTGAAGAAGCTGCTACTATAGATGGAGCTGGATTTTGGCAAAGAGTTTTTTATATTATTATTCCATATTTAAAACCAACTATTATAACTGCAATATTATTAAGAACTATAGACGCATTAAGAATTTTCTCTGAAGTATATGTAATGACGGGAGGAGGACCAGGTAATTCCACATTGTTATTATCATTGTATATTAATAAGCAAGCATTTGAATATTTTAATATTGGTTATGCATCTGCAATGTCAATTATATTAATTGTTGTCACATTAATTTTGACCATTATATTAGTAAGAGGAAATATTGAGATAGATGGTGATAAGGCATGAAGAATAAAAGATTAAAACATAAATTTTTAGTTTTCTTAGCTTTTTTAGTTGTTATAATTGAATTATTTCCTATTTTTGTAGTTATTTCTAATGGTTTTAAAAGAGATATTGATATTTTTACATCAAATCCTTTTTCATTTAAATTTTCTTTGCAAAGTTACAAAAGCGTTTTAACTGACTATATGTTTTTAAATAGTTTAAAGAATAGTTTAATAGTAGCTTTAATATCTTCATCCTTTTCTGTTTTAGCAGGAGCAATGGCATCTTATGCTATTACGAGGTATAAATTTAGAGGGAAAACGGCTATTGCCTATTCCTTTTTAACATCTAGAATGATTCCGCAAATATCATTATCTATTCCACTATATTTAATGTTTAGAAATTTAAATATGCTAGATAATGTTTTTTCTTTGGTTTTAGCATATATAAGTTTTAATGTTCCATATATTATTTGGTTATTATTACCATTTTTTGCATCAATTCCTAGAGAATTTGAAGAAGCAGCAAGAGTAGATGGGTGTTCGGAAAAAAGATTGTTTTGGTCAATATTTATTCCATTGGTAGCTCCAGGCTTAGTGGTTGCAATGGTATTTTCATTTATTATGTCTTGGAATGAGTTTTTATACGCACTTATTTTAACCAATACACAAGCTAGGACAGCACCTATTTCAGTAAATGCATTTATGGGACAATATGCTCCTCAATGGGGACAACTATCAGCAGCTGGAACATTAATGCTTATACCAGCATTTATTATCACATTATCTCTACAAAGATTTATAATTAAAGGTTTAACAGCTGGTGGTGTAAAAGGATAATGAAATATAGTTATTTACTTTTATTATCTTTTGTTTGGGGAATGTATTATATATTTAATAAAATAGCTGTTCAATATGCAGATGTTTTTACAGTAGGCATATTCATTAGAGTTTTAGTATTCATTATATTGAGTTTCATATTATTTTTTAGGAAAAGAATTAAAGAATTAAAAATTATTAAAATTGCCTTTAAGGAATTATTTTTAATTGGTTTTTTAGGATTTTTATTAGATATATTTGCATTTTTAGGATTAAATTACTCAACAGCTTCAAATGGTTCATTGCTTTTAAAATCAGACATCTTTTTTACAGATATTATTTCATTGTTTTTAGGAGTTCGGTTTACATCCTTTGATTTATTTGGATCAATATCAATGATATTAGGAATTCTATTAGTTTTAAATGTTGATTTTGCGAATTTATCATTTAATTTTGGAGATATATTTTTTATTCTTAGTGCATTATTTATATCTTTAAATGCATTTTTAATAAAATATGTTCAGAAAAAGTATAAGATAAAAAACATGATCATTGCATTTTATAATAATTTTTTTGCTATGTTATTTTTTATTTTTATTTCATATAAATTTTCAGATCGTTTTTTTGAGTTTAAAGGTACTATATTTCTATTATTAGCAGGGATATGCCAATTTTTGATATATATTTTGTATTATTATAATTTACACAAATTTCCAATATGGATAGTAAGAACATTCCTATTATTTACACCTGTTTTTGTAACCATTATAGGAACACTATTTTTAAATGAAAAAATGATTTTTGTACAAATAATAGGAATATTTTTAATATTATTTGGAGGATTTATCATTATATTAAAACAGAAAGGAGTAAAATCATGAATTATCAATTTTATATGCCTACAAAGGTAATTATTGGTAAAAACAAATTAGAAGAATTAAAAAACATGAATCTTGAAAATAATATTATGATTGTGTGTGAAAAATTTGCATATAATCTTGGATATATAGATAGATTAAAAGAAATTCTAGATAATGTTTTTGTATTTGATGAAGTAGAACCAAATCCGCCTACATATGTTATAAACAATGGAGTTAAATTTGCTCTAGAAAACAATATTAAAACAATAATTGCGTTAGGTGGAGGAAGTTCTATAGACACGGCTAAAGCTATATCATGTTTAGAAGAGGATATTGAAAATCCAAAAGAACTAAAGAGAAAAACCAAATTAATTGCAATACCAACTACTTCAGGAACTGGTAGCGAAGTAACTAATGTAGGAGTATATACATTTAGTAATAATCTAAAAAAGCCTTTGGTAACAGATAGTTTTTGGCCAGATATATCTATAGTTGATCCCACATTAACTTATTCAATGCCTAAAAATGTTACAGGATCAACAGGGTTAGATGCTTTTACACATGCAATTGAGTCTTATTGGGCATTATCAACACAAAATATAAGTAAATCAATAGCCTTGAAAACAATGAAATTAATATTTGAAAATCTCGAAAAATCTATTGATGGAGATAAAAAAGCAAGAGATGTAATGTCAGAAGCTAGTATGATGGCTGGAATAGCCTTTTCTCAAACACGAACAACTGCAGCACATGCTATTAGTTTTCCTTTAACAAATATATATAAGATTCCACACGGATTAGCTTGTGCATTATCTTTGTATAAATTAATTGAATATGTAAATAATGAAAATCCATTAGAAGAAATTATAAATTATTTAGAGTTAAACTCTATTAATGAATTAAGCTCCTGGATAAAAAAGATGATAGAAAAATCCGGATATAGTTTTAAACTTAGGGATTATGGTGTAAATAATTTAGAGGAAATAGCAGATATATCATTAAAAGCAAATATAATAGAACTCACACCTATAAAAATTGATAAAGAAAAATTAATGAATTTACTTAAAGATATATATTAATAAGGATGGTGAATATCTTGAATAAAGAAAAGAAAATATTTTTAATGAAAAAAGCTAATTTAATAAGACAAAATATTATTAAAGCTATAGGTACTTTG encodes:
- a CDS encoding extracellular solute-binding protein, with product MKKALLVLLVSLFIISSFAATTIKVLVWDDALTRAVQSKLKDFEKETGIKVIMELVPSGSVLQKIAVGVSSKNTQYDIVAVDEPYVPSLGDLLEPYDKWSNGNMYKKPDLNVIMKQVFDAAVWKDAIVGLPINGNIYVWMTRRDIIENKEYQKEFKEMYGYDLTVPQTFEQLLDIAKFLKKKGIYGFAPFTKTSEGATCEAMLFFSAYGTIPINLVNGKYVVSLDKERAIEAINMYKKLLEYAPVGANNYGHSERIAAFNQGKVFSMFQWPAIVPDHEDPNKSIVAGKIIYSAPPAGKYQRAAVRGAWVLGIPKASKNKEAAAEFAYWWSSYEAGKELVKVGMTPARVDLLKDSEFQSTHPWFEGIFDSMKYATSRPRIENYAEVSNVIKTNWIAAVTGTMSPEMAVNKMIEELLNVVK
- a CDS encoding carbohydrate ABC transporter permease; this encodes MLLSSKNKKKRGNFPLFFLAPALISVTAVLVFPIAYALGLSFFEWNLMNEANRVFIFFKNYVSVFNDPQFWKSFLLQIGFIFIAIPIELIIGFFVSILMNRKFKGAGVLRSLLLLPVFILPVLSGLTWSFMLQPEYGTINYILSLLGFKQIAWLAYPGTAYTAVILQDIWRMWPFMFIILYAGISGMPKEFEEAATIDGAGFWQRVFYIIIPYLKPTIITAILLRTIDALRIFSEVYVMTGGGPGNSTLLLSLYINKQAFEYFNIGYASAMSIILIVVTLILTIILVRGNIEIDGDKA
- a CDS encoding carbohydrate ABC transporter permease, whose amino-acid sequence is MKNKRLKHKFLVFLAFLVVIIELFPIFVVISNGFKRDIDIFTSNPFSFKFSLQSYKSVLTDYMFLNSLKNSLIVALISSSFSVLAGAMASYAITRYKFRGKTAIAYSFLTSRMIPQISLSIPLYLMFRNLNMLDNVFSLVLAYISFNVPYIIWLLLPFFASIPREFEEAARVDGCSEKRLFWSIFIPLVAPGLVVAMVFSFIMSWNEFLYALILTNTQARTAPISVNAFMGQYAPQWGQLSAAGTLMLIPAFIITLSLQRFIIKGLTAGGVKG
- a CDS encoding DMT family transporter encodes the protein MKYSYLLLLSFVWGMYYIFNKIAVQYADVFTVGIFIRVLVFIILSFILFFRKRIKELKIIKIAFKELFLIGFLGFLLDIFAFLGLNYSTASNGSLLLKSDIFFTDIISLFLGVRFTSFDLFGSISMILGILLVLNVDFANLSFNFGDIFFILSALFISLNAFLIKYVQKKYKIKNMIIAFYNNFFAMLFFIFISYKFSDRFFEFKGTIFLLLAGICQFLIYILYYYNLHKFPIWIVRTFLLFTPVFVTIIGTLFLNEKMIFVQIIGIFLILFGGFIIILKQKGVKS
- a CDS encoding iron-containing alcohol dehydrogenase — encoded protein: MNYQFYMPTKVIIGKNKLEELKNMNLENNIMIVCEKFAYNLGYIDRLKEILDNVFVFDEVEPNPPTYVINNGVKFALENNIKTIIALGGGSSIDTAKAISCLEEDIENPKELKRKTKLIAIPTTSGTGSEVTNVGVYTFSNNLKKPLVTDSFWPDISIVDPTLTYSMPKNVTGSTGLDAFTHAIESYWALSTQNISKSIALKTMKLIFENLEKSIDGDKKARDVMSEASMMAGIAFSQTRTTAAHAISFPLTNIYKIPHGLACALSLYKLIEYVNNENPLEEIINYLELNSINELSSWIKKMIEKSGYSFKLRDYGVNNLEEIADISLKANIIELTPIKIDKEKLMNLLKDIY